One window of the Candidatus Jettenia sp. genome contains the following:
- a CDS encoding pilus assembly protein TadG-related protein, translated as MRTRFQLYVRLKNERGATIIIVALLMVTFIGFAAFAIDIGHLCVVQNELQNAADAGALAGARFLYSKDGAAINEDANQIAYNTATTNTGEGKAVEVNWLGGNGGDVQRGHWSFATNTFTPNASLDPVDLINRSDEDLDADPDFINAVRVITRRKSSPASSFFARVFGYQGFTLQKEAVAYIGFAGTLQPGDVYQPIAICIDSILQNDRYQCTVGRMSNDETAGWTDFNQENPCQGGTNAHDVKALVCGEGNPEPIYLGKDMATIGGVVASALKDIIECWENQTGKEILWNLTLPVVTCPGNNVGTCEEVVGAVNVNIVWITDKDDPKDAPYKMGDWTSSDKDGEKRWDSFVAHFNLQDVDGNPAPYEKKSIYFKPDCNPHIPPTGTSGGKNFGILAKIPVLVK; from the coding sequence ATGAGAACACGTTTCCAATTATACGTAAGATTAAAAAATGAGCGGGGAGCCACTATTATCATCGTTGCACTCTTGATGGTAACATTCATTGGTTTTGCTGCCTTTGCCATTGATATAGGCCATCTCTGTGTGGTGCAAAACGAACTGCAAAACGCAGCCGATGCAGGTGCATTGGCCGGCGCAAGGTTTTTGTATAGCAAAGACGGTGCTGCCATAAATGAGGATGCAAACCAAATTGCATACAATACCGCTACGACAAACACGGGCGAAGGAAAAGCTGTTGAAGTTAACTGGTTGGGTGGAAATGGCGGGGACGTGCAGAGAGGCCATTGGAGTTTTGCTACCAATACCTTTACCCCGAATGCATCCCTCGACCCTGTCGACCTCATAAACAGATCAGATGAAGATTTAGATGCTGATCCAGATTTCATTAATGCGGTCAGGGTAATAACGAGGAGGAAATCATCCCCCGCATCTTCTTTCTTTGCCAGGGTCTTCGGTTATCAAGGTTTTACTTTGCAAAAGGAGGCAGTGGCGTATATTGGATTTGCCGGGACATTGCAGCCAGGCGATGTCTATCAGCCTATAGCTATTTGTATAGATAGTATTCTCCAGAACGATAGATACCAGTGTACTGTTGGTCGCATGAGTAATGATGAAACCGCAGGATGGACTGATTTTAACCAGGAAAATCCCTGCCAGGGCGGTACGAACGCTCACGATGTAAAAGCCCTCGTTTGCGGGGAAGGAAATCCAGAACCGATCTATCTTGGCAAAGATATGGCAACAATTGGAGGAGTAGTAGCGTCTGCCCTTAAAGATATTATCGAGTGTTGGGAAAATCAAACGGGAAAGGAAATACTGTGGAATCTTACTCTCCCGGTAGTAACCTGTCCGGGTAATAATGTAGGTACCTGTGAGGAAGTAGTTGGCGCTGTTAACGTCAATATCGTTTGGATAACCGACAAAGATGATCCTAAAGATGCCCCCTATAAGATGGGGGATTGGACATCCAGCGATAAGGATGGAGAGAAACGATGGGATAGCTTTGTTGCACATTTTAACTTACAAGATGTAGATGGAAATCCTGCTCCCTATGAGAAGAAAAGTATATATTTCAAACCGGATTGTAATCCACATATACCACCTACAGGCACCAGCGGCGGAAAAAACTTCGGGATACTGGCAAAAATACCGGTACTCGTAAAATAG
- a CDS encoding pilus assembly protein, which produces MKKFRDQKGGAAVEFAIILPVLIFLIFGIIEFSLLLYDKQVITNASREGARAGIVWKEDRVSADEIIAIVNNYCSNYLITFGTNSPPTVTPEWTGEESGSELTVTVTYDYDFLFLPNFITGLTGGRTLSAVTVMRME; this is translated from the coding sequence ATGAAGAAATTCAGAGACCAAAAAGGGGGAGCCGCTGTAGAGTTTGCCATTATTTTGCCGGTATTGATTTTCCTTATTTTTGGGATTATCGAATTCAGTTTACTCTTATATGATAAACAGGTAATCACCAATGCTAGCAGAGAAGGAGCACGTGCCGGAATAGTATGGAAAGAGGATCGGGTATCAGCCGATGAAATCATAGCTATAGTAAATAATTATTGCTCGAATTATCTTATTACCTTTGGAACTAACAGCCCACCGACGGTCACCCCCGAATGGACCGGCGAAGAATCCGGAAGTGAGCTTACCGTTACCGTAACATATGACTATGATTTTTTATTTCTCCCCAATTTTATAACTGGTCTCACCGGAGGACGAACCCTATCGGCAGTAACGGTAATGAGAATGGAATAA